One Chroococcidiopsis sp. TS-821 genomic window carries:
- the pstC gene encoding phosphate ABC transporter permease subunit PstC, producing MVERQIQLTKRPLSSKLLRNIQEKAIEILLFLAACSSVATTIAILGILVYESIAFFREVSIIDFLTDTQWSPLFDDAHYGILPLLSGTLVTTAVALSVAVPLGTIAAIYLSEFAPFRFREFIKPCLELLAGIPTVVYGYFALLFVTPLLQNFLWDLPGFNMLSAGIVMGIMIIPYVSSVSEDAMRSVPVQLREGSYAMGATRLQTALKVIFPAAISGITAAYILGISRAVGETMIVAIAAGLQPTLTWNPMNEAATITAYIVSVSLGDLPHGSLEYQTIFAAGLTLVLMTLVFNIFGYFLSRHFREKY from the coding sequence ATGGTAGAAAGGCAAATACAACTTACAAAAAGACCATTATCATCTAAATTACTGCGAAATATACAGGAAAAAGCAATTGAGATTTTATTATTTCTCGCAGCTTGTTCTTCTGTTGCCACAACGATCGCTATTCTGGGAATTTTAGTATACGAATCGATCGCTTTTTTTCGAGAAGTTTCTATAATAGATTTTCTCACAGATACACAATGGTCGCCACTATTTGATGATGCGCACTACGGAATTTTACCACTTCTTTCAGGTACTTTAGTAACAACGGCTGTTGCTTTGTCAGTTGCAGTACCCCTAGGAACTATCGCAGCAATTTATTTGAGTGAGTTTGCACCTTTTCGATTTCGTGAATTTATTAAACCGTGTTTAGAATTATTAGCTGGTATTCCTACAGTAGTTTATGGCTATTTTGCGCTCTTATTTGTAACACCACTATTACAAAACTTTTTATGGGATCTCCCTGGTTTTAATATGTTAAGTGCTGGCATTGTTATGGGAATAATGATTATTCCCTATGTCAGTTCAGTAAGTGAGGATGCAATGCGCTCTGTACCTGTACAACTACGCGAAGGTTCGTATGCTATGGGTGCGACGCGTTTACAAACAGCATTAAAAGTTATTTTTCCCGCAGCTATTTCAGGAATTACAGCAGCTTATATTTTAGGAATTTCGCGTGCAGTTGGCGAAACAATGATTGTGGCGATCGCTGCTGGTTTGCAGCCGACTCTCACCTGGAATCCGATGAACGAAGCTGCAACAATCACCGCCTATATTGTTTCTGTAAGTTTAGGCGATCTACCTCACGGTAGTTTAGAATACCAAACGATCTTTGCTGCAGGACTAACACTGGTATTAATGACTTTAGTTTTTAATATTTTTGGTTATTTTCTTAGCAGACACTTTCGCGAAAAATACTGA
- a CDS encoding PstS family phosphate ABC transporter substrate-binding protein: MTSRRAIASLLVAGATIGLSVPAVVRSQNPTTIRIDGSSTVFPITEAVAEDFQKQTGGRTRVTVGISGTGGGFKKFCRGETEISNASRPIKTEEMAACKSAGIQYIEMPVAYDALTVVVNPRNNWVNSMTVAELKRIWEPAAQGKITNWSQVRQGFPNTPMKLYGPGADSGTFEYFTEAIVGKAKSSRTDYTASEDDNVLVQGVSRDRGALGYFGYAYYEANKNRLKAVAIDNGNGKPVLPSRETVENGTYQPLSRPLFIYVNAKAAARDDVKQFVNYYMSNAPRLVAEVGYVALPARAYTLARNHFQQNKVGTVFGGKEAVGLRIEELLQREARL, from the coding sequence ATGACAAGTCGAAGAGCGATCGCATCGCTACTCGTAGCAGGTGCAACAATTGGTTTATCAGTACCCGCAGTAGTTCGTTCTCAAAACCCAACGACAATCCGCATTGATGGTTCTAGTACAGTTTTCCCAATTACGGAAGCTGTAGCCGAAGACTTTCAAAAACAAACCGGTGGGAGAACGCGCGTTACAGTTGGTATTTCTGGTACTGGCGGTGGATTCAAAAAGTTCTGTCGTGGCGAAACCGAAATTTCTAACGCTTCTCGACCGATTAAAACTGAAGAAATGGCAGCGTGTAAGAGTGCTGGGATTCAATACATCGAAATGCCAGTAGCTTACGATGCTCTAACCGTCGTTGTCAACCCCAGAAACAACTGGGTAAACAGCATGACTGTCGCTGAGTTAAAGCGCATTTGGGAACCCGCCGCGCAAGGTAAAATTACGAACTGGAGTCAGGTACGTCAAGGATTTCCTAACACGCCCATGAAGCTGTACGGTCCTGGCGCAGATTCGGGAACTTTTGAATACTTTACTGAAGCAATAGTAGGTAAAGCTAAGTCTAGCCGCACAGACTACACAGCTAGCGAAGATGATAACGTTCTGGTACAAGGAGTTAGTCGCGATCGCGGCGCGTTAGGTTACTTTGGCTATGCCTATTACGAAGCTAACAAAAATCGCTTAAAAGCTGTAGCAATTGATAATGGCAACGGTAAACCTGTATTACCTTCTAGAGAAACCGTAGAAAATGGTACTTATCAGCCTTTGTCGCGTCCTTTATTTATTTACGTGAACGCTAAAGCAGCAGCTAGAGATGATGTCAAACAATTCGTCAACTACTACATGAGCAACGCACCTAGATTAGTTGCTGAAGTTGGTTATGTAGCTTTACCTGCACGTGCTTACACGTTAGCAAGAAACCATTTTCAACAAAACAAAGTAGGAACAGTATTTGGTGGTAAAGAAGCTGTTGGACTTCGTATTGAAGAACTATTGCAACGCGAAGCTAGACTGTAA
- the pstB gene encoding phosphate ABC transporter ATP-binding protein PstB, with product MVEIASFKTKAKVNHLNFYYGKVQALKNINLLVPENKVTALIGPSGCGKTTLLRCFNRMHDLYPGNRYEGEIFLDSEQINILSRHIDPIEVRMRISMVFQKPNPFPKSIYENIAYGLRVRGESRRSVIDEKVEQALYNAALWDEVKDRLYDLAFNLSGGQQQRLCIARALATNPEIILFDEPTSALDPISTSNIETLITRLKEKVTILIVTHNMQQAARISDYTAFMYLGEIIEFEQTKRMFTHPNNKQTEDYIRGRFG from the coding sequence ATGGTAGAAATAGCCTCCTTTAAAACTAAAGCTAAAGTTAATCACCTGAACTTTTATTACGGAAAAGTCCAGGCATTAAAAAATATCAATTTGCTTGTACCTGAAAATAAAGTGACAGCTTTAATCGGACCTTCAGGATGTGGTAAAACTACCTTACTGCGTTGCTTTAATCGGATGCACGATCTGTATCCTGGTAATCGTTACGAAGGAGAAATCTTCCTTGATTCTGAACAAATAAATATATTAAGTCGTCACATAGATCCAATAGAAGTAAGAATGCGGATTAGTATGGTATTCCAAAAACCTAATCCTTTCCCAAAATCAATCTATGAAAATATTGCGTATGGATTGCGCGTGAGAGGCGAGTCGCGACGAAGCGTTATTGATGAAAAAGTAGAACAAGCTTTATACAACGCAGCATTATGGGATGAAGTAAAAGATCGCTTATACGATTTAGCTTTTAATCTTTCTGGAGGACAACAGCAGAGGTTATGTATTGCCCGTGCCTTAGCAACGAATCCTGAAATTATCCTTTTTGACGAACCAACATCAGCACTCGATCCAATTTCTACAAGTAATATTGAAACCTTAATTACTCGATTAAAAGAAAAAGTTACAATTTTAATCGTAACACATAACATGCAGCAAGCTGCACGAATTTCTGACTATACAGCTTTTATGTATCTGGGAGAAATTATCGAGTTTGAACAAACAAAGCGAATGTTTACGCATCCTAATAATAAACAAACCGAGGATTATATCCGCGGTAGATTTGGGTAA
- a CDS encoding AtzE family amidohydrolase → MNDAVSIAAAVGEGKISAVEVTQNALQRIAQRQELNCFTAITAESALHDAKRIDDAIALGNHPGSLAGVPFAVKNLYDVAGITTLAGAKINAENPPATRDATLIAKLKQAGAILVGTLNMDEYAYGFVTENAHYGATHNPHDFNRVAGGSSGGSAAAVAANLVPITLGTDTNGSIRVPAAFCGIFGLKPTYGRLSRAGVVLFSSSLDHTGPFARSVRDIATVFDVLQGHDDRDPVCTRRSPELCLPQLDRGIENLRIAVAGDYFTKGAEPEALAAVAQVAQALDVTEYITIPEAHRARAAAFIMTSCEGANLHMEKLRSRPQDFDFATRDRFLAGALIPSSWYIQAQRFRRWFRDRVREIFQSVDIILAPTTPCVAPFIGQKTMILDGEEILIRPHLGLFTQPLSFIGLPVLSIPIHRPGSLPLGVQLIAAPYNEAMILRVAATLEANGIVSTYTS, encoded by the coding sequence ATGAACGATGCTGTCTCGATCGCTGCTGCTGTCGGTGAAGGTAAAATAAGCGCTGTCGAAGTGACACAAAATGCACTCCAGCGCATTGCACAACGCCAAGAACTTAATTGTTTTACGGCAATTACTGCGGAATCTGCATTGCACGATGCAAAACGAATTGATGATGCGATCGCCCTAGGAAATCACCCAGGTTCGCTTGCGGGAGTTCCTTTCGCTGTCAAAAATTTATACGATGTTGCCGGAATTACAACGCTTGCAGGGGCAAAAATTAACGCAGAAAACCCACCAGCGACGCGCGACGCGACACTGATTGCGAAATTAAAACAAGCAGGCGCAATACTCGTCGGTACGTTAAATATGGATGAGTACGCCTATGGTTTTGTCACAGAAAATGCCCATTACGGCGCGACGCACAATCCCCACGACTTCAATCGCGTTGCAGGCGGTTCCTCTGGTGGTTCCGCAGCAGCGGTAGCGGCGAATTTAGTCCCCATAACGCTTGGTACAGATACAAATGGCTCAATTCGCGTTCCGGCGGCTTTTTGTGGCATATTCGGCTTAAAACCAACATATGGTAGGTTATCTCGCGCGGGGGTGGTATTGTTTTCAAGTAGTTTAGATCATACTGGACCATTTGCCCGTTCAGTGCGCGATATAGCAACCGTATTTGATGTATTGCAAGGACACGACGATCGCGATCCGGTATGTACGCGAAGATCGCCCGAATTGTGTTTACCGCAACTCGATCGAGGTATTGAGAATTTACGAATTGCTGTTGCAGGTGATTACTTTACCAAAGGCGCTGAACCAGAAGCGCTCGCCGCAGTTGCACAAGTTGCGCAAGCGTTGGATGTTACTGAATATATCACGATCCCTGAAGCACACCGCGCCCGTGCTGCCGCATTTATTATGACTTCGTGTGAGGGTGCAAATCTGCATATGGAGAAGTTGCGATCGCGTCCCCAAGATTTTGATTTCGCAACGCGCGATCGCTTTTTAGCTGGGGCGTTGATTCCGAGTTCTTGGTACATTCAAGCGCAACGTTTTCGGAGGTGGTTTCGCGATCGAGTTCGTGAAATTTTCCAGAGTGTAGACATCATTCTTGCGCCGACAACACCATGTGTTGCACCTTTCATCGGGCAAAAAACAATGATTTTAGATGGTGAAGAAATTTTAATTCGTCCGCATTTAGGACTTTTCACCCAACCACTATCCTTTATCGGTTTACCCGTTTTATCTATTCCAATTCACCGCCCTGGTTCTTTACCTTTAGGCGTACAATTAATCGCTGCACCTTACAATGAAGCAATGATTCTACGTGTTGCGGCTACATTAGAAGCAAATGGCATCGTTTCCACTTATACTTCTTGA
- the pstA gene encoding phosphate ABC transporter permease PstA has translation MQQDLQHIKTIIARNKLWQAMFAVVGLLSVLVGIATLIILIIDLFIDGLPRLSWQFLTSFPSRKPEEAGILAAWVGTILVMIVTAIAAIPVGIASGIYLEEYAGKNWLTGLIEINVTNLAGVPSIIYGLLALGLFVYQLNLGESILTAGLTLALLVLPIVIVTTREALRAIPNSIREAAYAMGASKWQAIWDHVLPYSIGSILTGVIIGLSRAVGETAPLITIGALTFIAFLPDPPIKTEFPYISFSWLQAPFTVMPIQMFNWVSRPEPAFQLNAAAAGIVLICMTLGMNGLAIYLRYRIRQRIKW, from the coding sequence ATGCAGCAAGACTTACAACACATTAAAACAATTATTGCCCGCAATAAACTTTGGCAGGCAATGTTTGCTGTCGTTGGCTTGTTGTCTGTATTAGTTGGAATTGCCACACTAATAATATTAATAATAGATCTATTTATTGATGGCTTACCTCGTTTATCGTGGCAATTTTTAACATCTTTTCCTAGCCGAAAGCCCGAAGAAGCTGGAATTTTAGCCGCTTGGGTAGGTACGATTCTAGTGATGATTGTCACGGCGATCGCAGCCATACCTGTGGGAATTGCTTCAGGTATTTATTTAGAAGAATACGCTGGGAAAAATTGGTTAACAGGTTTAATTGAAATTAATGTGACTAATCTAGCAGGTGTTCCTTCAATTATTTACGGACTTTTAGCATTAGGGTTATTTGTTTATCAACTCAATTTAGGTGAAAGTATTCTGACTGCAGGATTAACTCTTGCATTACTTGTTTTACCAATTGTAATTGTGACTACCCGCGAAGCATTACGCGCAATTCCTAATAGTATCCGCGAGGCTGCTTATGCAATGGGTGCAAGTAAATGGCAAGCAATTTGGGATCACGTCTTACCATACTCGATTGGCAGTATTCTGACAGGTGTCATTATTGGGTTATCGCGCGCAGTTGGCGAAACAGCACCTTTAATTACAATTGGGGCTCTAACTTTTATTGCTTTTTTACCCGATCCGCCAATCAAAACAGAATTTCCCTACATTTCTTTCAGTTGGTTACAAGCGCCCTTTACAGTAATGCCTATTCAAATGTTTAATTGGGTATCGCGTCCTGAACCAGCTTTTCAATTAAATGCTGCTGCTGCTGGAATCGTATTAATTTGTATGACACTGGGAATGAATGGTTTAGCCATTTATCTCCGCTATCGTATCCGTCAACGAATCAAATGGTAG
- a CDS encoding GNAT family N-acetyltransferase — protein sequence MSIKIIQVQTEERKKHIYRLFEENLTATQLLVERDFSITFDVEILLQQDLIRMPQFVPPAGRLLIAEYDTHIAGRAGLREIAEDVGKIKRMYVRPEYRRKGIGKALVQAIISERNK from the coding sequence ATGAGTATTAAAATTATTCAAGTACAAACAGAAGAACGCAAAAAACATATTTATAGATTATTTGAAGAGAATTTAACTGCAACTCAGTTACTTGTTGAACGTGATTTTAGTATCACTTTTGATGTAGAAATTCTTTTGCAGCAGGATCTCATAAGAATGCCACAGTTTGTCCCTCCAGCAGGGCGATTATTAATAGCAGAATATGACACTCATATTGCAGGGCGTGCTGGACTGCGGGAAATTGCCGAGGATGTGGGCAAAATTAAAAGAATGTACGTTCGTCCAGAATACCGCAGAAAAGGAATTGGTAAGGCTTTAGTGCAAGCTATTATTAGTGAACGCAACAAATAG
- a CDS encoding DUF4089 domain-containing protein — protein MEKFDAAEYVDRIAAILDLEIHPEYRENVIANFERIYAIAQLVNEFTLPETVEALPTFEP, from the coding sequence ATGGAAAAATTTGATGCCGCAGAGTATGTCGATCGCATAGCTGCAATTCTCGACTTAGAAATTCATCCAGAATATCGCGAAAATGTCATCGCCAATTTTGAGCGCATATACGCGATCGCGCAACTTGTGAATGAATTTACGCTACCAGAAACTGTTGAAGCATTACCAACGTTTGAGCCATGA
- a CDS encoding MotA/TolQ/ExbB proton channel family protein — protein sequence MARVYDTFIAGGPVMWPLLGLSIVTLACALERAWFWFQLLSKEDRIVREVLAAARFDLAKAANIAYQAQSLPIGRFLLAPLKLNQPTPETFRLAMEAAGDKEFTQMRKGDKLLETVVALAPLLGLLGTVTGLIGTFNNLNIGGGTTAEATRAAAGIGEALITTAAGMIVAITALIFFRIFVSLQSQQIDYFSEVGSELELIYRQTWYEPMLSSVGQNSIRGNG from the coding sequence ATGGCTAGAGTATATGACACTTTTATTGCAGGTGGTCCTGTAATGTGGCCTTTGTTAGGGCTTTCTATTGTGACGTTAGCTTGTGCTTTAGAACGAGCTTGGTTTTGGTTTCAATTACTTAGTAAAGAAGATCGAATTGTTCGCGAGGTGTTAGCAGCAGCACGATTTGATTTAGCCAAAGCTGCAAATATAGCTTATCAAGCTCAATCTTTACCGATTGGTCGTTTTTTACTTGCGCCTTTGAAGTTAAACCAACCTACTCCTGAAACGTTTCGTCTCGCGATGGAAGCCGCAGGAGATAAAGAGTTTACGCAAATGCGTAAAGGTGATAAATTATTAGAAACTGTCGTAGCGCTTGCACCTTTATTAGGATTACTAGGAACAGTTACAGGTTTAATAGGTACGTTTAATAATTTAAATATTGGTGGAGGTACAACAGCGGAAGCTACACGTGCAGCTGCGGGTATTGGTGAAGCCTTAATTACTACAGCTGCGGGAATGATTGTCGCAATTACTGCGTTAATTTTTTTCCGAATTTTTGTATCTCTGCAATCACAGCAAATTGATTACTTTTCAGAGGTAGGTAGTGAATTAGAACTCATCTATCGCCAAACTTGGTATGAACCAATGTTAAGTTCTGTTGGACAAAACAGTATTCGCGGTAACGGGTAA
- a CDS encoding biopolymer transporter ExbD, with the protein MMDVLMSVLTFFIITSMTLSGRRIANVSLPKVSSEVREQSSSLKTFEPLVVGLNFRGEIIIGNQLITLTLLEKEVQGYLEKNPQALVVLKADKKLSYKQVVRVLEKMRDIGGDRVFLAIERN; encoded by the coding sequence ATGATGGATGTATTGATGTCTGTTCTCACGTTCTTCATCATCACTTCAATGACATTATCTGGTAGAAGAATTGCTAATGTGAGTTTACCAAAAGTAAGTAGTGAAGTGCGCGAACAAAGTTCTTCACTTAAGACTTTCGAGCCTTTAGTTGTAGGATTAAACTTCCGCGGCGAGATTATCATTGGAAATCAATTGATTACTTTAACGCTCCTAGAAAAAGAGGTTCAAGGTTATTTAGAGAAAAATCCGCAAGCACTAGTCGTACTAAAAGCTGATAAAAAATTATCGTATAAACAAGTAGTCCGAGTTTTAGAAAAGATGCGCGATATCGGAGGCGATCGCGTTTTTTTGGCTATCGAAAGAAATTAA
- a CDS encoding biopolymer transporter ExbD codes for MMRFKQQRAAIPTIDLTPMLNVMMATLAFFVLISMTLTTEQGVDIQLPAGDTTSPQNAPEPLVVELSRQQQIFIEQQQVSKQQLLQQMQIYLQQNPQAAVVLQPDLELPYEVVVQLLAEMRDVGGDRVSLAID; via the coding sequence ATGATGCGATTTAAACAGCAACGTGCTGCAATACCTACAATTGACTTAACGCCAATGTTGAACGTCATGATGGCAACTCTGGCTTTTTTTGTTTTGATTTCGATGACATTGACAACCGAACAAGGCGTTGATATTCAGCTACCCGCAGGAGATACTACATCACCGCAAAACGCCCCTGAACCACTAGTTGTAGAATTAAGTAGACAACAACAGATTTTTATTGAACAACAACAGGTGAGTAAACAGCAACTCCTGCAACAAATGCAAATTTATCTTCAGCAAAATCCCCAAGCTGCTGTTGTGCTTCAACCTGATCTTGAATTACCCTATGAAGTTGTCGTTCAACTATTGGCAGAAATGCGCGATGTCGGAGGCGATCGCGTTTCTTTAGCTATTGATTAG
- a CDS encoding AbgT family transporter has protein sequence MTQTTPPEQSSSPKKSGWISKSLAFIEAVGNKLPDPLTLFFIFCLAVIAISAIAAAMNVSVVNPATNETITAVSLLTPDGIRRIVTEAVTNFTEFPPLGTVIVAMLGVGVAEATGLLAALLRQLVLIAPAKLIAPTVVFAGVMSNIASDAGYVVLVPLGAIVFLAFKRHPLAGMAAAFAGVSGGFSANLLLSPLDPLLAGLSQSAAQLIDPNYVVNATANYYFLAFSTLLVTLVGWYVTDKIVEPRLDTYQGEEETPIEELSASERKGLRWAGYALLAFVVFVLALLLPPQGVLRSPEGEIIPSPFIDGIVFLIAIAFLIPAIAYGAAAGTIRNDKDVAQSMGNAMSSLGYYIALAFIAAQFVAYFSWSNLGLITAVNGANFLRATGVTGSPILLLFVLLTVVLNLFVGSASAKWAIMAPVFVPMLMLVGFSPELTQAVYRIGDSTTNIITPLMPYFPIVVAFGQKYDKNLGIGTLISLMLPYSVSFLISWTILFFIWLFLGIPLGPGAPIRI, from the coding sequence ATGACACAAACAACTCCTCCAGAACAATCTAGCTCTCCTAAAAAATCAGGTTGGATTAGTAAGTCTCTGGCGTTTATTGAAGCAGTAGGTAATAAACTACCCGATCCGCTGACGCTGTTTTTTATCTTTTGTCTAGCTGTGATTGCGATTAGTGCGATCGCTGCTGCTATGAACGTGAGTGTCGTTAATCCAGCTACTAATGAAACCATCACCGCTGTTTCACTTTTGACACCTGATGGTATCCGCCGCATAGTTACCGAAGCCGTTACTAACTTTACAGAATTTCCACCCTTGGGAACCGTGATTGTGGCAATGCTAGGTGTAGGAGTTGCGGAAGCTACAGGATTACTAGCAGCTTTACTGCGTCAGTTGGTACTCATTGCTCCTGCGAAGTTAATTGCGCCTACAGTTGTGTTTGCTGGGGTGATGTCTAACATTGCCTCAGATGCAGGTTATGTCGTCTTAGTACCATTAGGGGCGATCGTCTTTTTAGCATTTAAGCGTCATCCTCTAGCAGGTATGGCAGCGGCGTTTGCGGGTGTTTCTGGTGGTTTTAGTGCTAATTTACTTCTCAGCCCCTTAGATCCTCTCCTCGCCGGATTATCGCAAAGTGCAGCACAACTAATCGACCCCAACTATGTCGTTAATGCAACAGCGAACTACTATTTCCTGGCATTTTCCACTTTGCTTGTGACGCTTGTTGGTTGGTACGTTACCGACAAAATTGTCGAACCGCGCCTCGATACCTATCAGGGAGAAGAAGAGACACCGATTGAAGAATTGAGTGCCAGCGAACGTAAAGGATTGCGTTGGGCGGGTTATGCTTTGCTTGCCTTTGTTGTCTTTGTTTTGGCATTGCTACTACCGCCGCAGGGTGTTTTACGCAGTCCTGAGGGCGAGATTATTCCTTCACCGTTTATTGATGGCATTGTGTTTTTGATTGCGATCGCTTTTCTCATTCCTGCGATCGCTTACGGTGCAGCAGCAGGTACAATTCGCAATGACAAAGACGTTGCCCAATCGATGGGTAATGCAATGAGTTCTTTAGGTTACTACATCGCGCTAGCTTTCATCGCTGCTCAATTTGTAGCGTATTTTAGTTGGAGTAATTTAGGATTAATTACCGCAGTTAACGGCGCTAATTTTTTGAGGGCTACAGGTGTTACTGGTTCGCCAATACTTTTGTTATTTGTTTTGTTAACTGTGGTTCTCAACTTATTTGTGGGTTCTGCTTCCGCAAAATGGGCTATCATGGCTCCTGTTTTTGTACCCATGTTAATGTTAGTTGGTTTTTCTCCAGAATTAACGCAAGCAGTATATAGAATTGGGGACTCTACAACGAACATTATTACTCCTTTAATGCCATATTTTCCTATCGTTGTCGCTTTCGGGCAAAAATATGATAAAAACTTGGGCATTGGTACATTAATTTCATTAATGTTGCCATATTCTGTCAGTTTTTTAATCAGCTGGACAATATTATTCTTTATTTGGTTATTCTTAGGTATTCCTCTAGGTCCTGGTGCGCCAATCCGAATTTAA
- a CDS encoding GNAT family N-acetyltransferase, giving the protein MIRCESLLDASAIHNVHTQAFERENEAQLVKNIRHSDRYIPQLSLVAEVNNTVVGHILFSYIDLVGKETLRVLGLAPLAVIPKFQKQGIGSALAQVGLETADQMSEALVVVLGHPQFYSRFGFQPSINYGIVSPFPVPEDAFMVKLLTNYQEKYQGKVIYPPAFQEV; this is encoded by the coding sequence GTGATTCGTTGTGAAAGTTTACTAGATGCTTCTGCGATTCATAATGTTCATACTCAAGCTTTTGAACGTGAAAATGAGGCGCAATTAGTTAAGAACATTCGGCATTCAGATCGTTATATTCCGCAGTTATCTCTTGTTGCAGAAGTTAACAATACTGTAGTTGGTCACATTTTATTTAGCTATATTGACCTTGTAGGGAAAGAAACTTTACGCGTATTAGGTTTAGCGCCCTTAGCAGTCATTCCTAAATTTCAAAAACAAGGAATTGGTAGCGCACTTGCGCAAGTTGGTTTAGAAACTGCGGATCAGATGAGCGAAGCTTTAGTAGTTGTTTTAGGACACCCTCAATTTTACTCGCGCTTTGGTTTCCAACCATCAATTAATTATGGCATTGTATCGCCTTTTCCAGTACCAGAAGACGCTTTTATGGTGAAACTGCTGACAAATTATCAAGAAAAATATCAGGGGAAAGTTATTTATCCACCTGCTTTTCAAGAAGTATAA